In one Saimiri boliviensis isolate mSaiBol1 chromosome 19, mSaiBol1.pri, whole genome shotgun sequence genomic region, the following are encoded:
- the LOC141582312 gene encoding tripartite motif-containing protein 43-like, with protein sequence MDSDFPQAFQKELTCVICLNYLVDPVTIGCGHSFCRPCLCLSWEEAQSPANCPMCREPSHQKDFKTNIFLKNLVTIARKASVWQFLSSETQVCGTHRETKKMFCATDKSLLCSLCSNSQEHGAHKHCPIEGAAEEHREKLLKQMRILWEKIQENQRNLSEEVKTSILWSAYALLRAQMIRVEYMKVHPVLHKEEKHLERLCKEHQEIFPQIQRSCINMHQKKKHLKEMYRELMEMCHKPDVELLQDLGDIMARSESVLLHMPQPVNPEFTAGPITGLVHRLNRFRVEISFNYEVSNPIISLFEDVRSWMFRPEREGGSVNSDRPDYFAAWGAQGFSSGKHYWELDVDDSWDWALGVCKDSQIRNNGTMITSVDIFLLLCVKVNHHFRLLTSFPMLAHYVEKPLGRVGVFLDFESGSLSFFNVAKNSLIWRYPDGSLNFPVRPFFYTGHR encoded by the exons ATGGACTCAGACTTCCCACAGGCCTTCCAGAAGGAACTCACCTGTGTCATCTGCCTGAACTACCTGGTAGACCCTGTCACCataggctgtgggcacagcttctgtagaccctgcctctgcctttcctggGAAGAAGCCCAAAGTCCTGCCAACTGCCCTATGTGCAGGGAGCCATCACATCAAAAGGAtttcaaaactaacatttttctgaagaatttagtGACGATTGCCAGGAAAGCCAGTGTCTGGCAATTCCTGAGCTCTGAGACACAAGTATGTGGGACCCATAGGGAAACAAAGAAGATGTTCTGTGCCACGGACAAGAGTCTGCTCTGCTCACTGTGCTCTAACTCTCAGGAGCACGGGGCTCACAAACACTGTCCCATTGAAGGGGCAGCTGAAGAACACCGG GAGAAGCTCTTAAAGCAAATGaggattttatgggaaaaaattcaagaaaatcagagaaatctaaGTGAGGAGGTAAAAACAAGCATCCTCTGGAGT GCCTATGCACTTCTTCGTGCACAGATGATCAGGGTTGAGTATATGAAGGTGCATCCAGTTCtccataaggaagaaaaacatttagagAGACTGTGCAAGGAACACCAAGAGATATTTCCACAAATCCAGAGAAGTTGCATCAACATGCATCAAAAGAAGAAGCACTTGAAAGAAATGTATCGGGAACTAATGGAAATGTGTCATAAACCAGATGTGGAGCTGCTCCAG gaTTTGGGAGACATCATGGCAAG GAGCGAGTCCGTGCTGCTGCACATGCCCCAGCCTGTGAATCCAGAGTTTACTGCAGGGCCCATCACTGGACTGGTGCACAGGCTCAACCGCTTCCGAG tggaaatttccttcaattatgaagtAAGCAATCCCATTATCAGCCTGTTTGAGGATGTGAGAAGTTGGATGTTTAGACCTGAACGGGAAGGTGGATCTGTGAATTCTGACAGACCTGACTATTTTGCTGCATGGGGAGCCCAGGGCTTCTCCTCTGGGAAACACTATTGGGAGCTGGATGTGGACGACTCTTGGGACTGGGCTCTGGGTGTCTGTAAGGACTCCCAGATAAGGAATAATGGCACCATGATTACATCTGtggacatatttcttcttttatgtgtgaAGGTGAATCATCATTTCCGTCTCTTGACCAGCTTTCCAATGCTTGCTCACTATGTAGAGAAACCTCTGGGCCGGGTTGGTGTGTTTCTGGATTTTGAAAGTGGAAGTCTGAGTTTTTTTAATGTAGCCAAGAATTCCCTCATATGGCGTTACCCGGATGGCTCCTTAAATTTCCCTGTCAGGCCTTTCTTTTACACTGGCCACAGATGA